In Amycolatopsis methanolica 239, a single genomic region encodes these proteins:
- a CDS encoding DUF5691 domain-containing protein translates to MTPWDDLLGTALVGTGRRPFDLTASGIPGAGSVTAESPEAAVLAAAAIAAGHRRAGWMPPVWRGTPRRPAAPDDRPECTPAAAQLLELLLTKAIRLEVGTELLTGDWLAAARDTGRRPPYPLLPELLRFGTTTATARPLVRDVLGPRGAWLAGHNPAWSWAATVPPADVAERFATGTRAERVALLTDLRATAPGRARELIEETWADEPAATRAAFLDTLRTGLSGDDEPLLERALDDRAATVRAAATALLDHLPGSARARRMAERAQRLHQGRGAFDLPGEPDDAARRDGVTDHREPGLGRGASRLIQILAAAPLSAWDPDWIPEAGHDVLLGWTKAALRQRDQEWLAALARHQPTPELIAALTPAAAAEILGGSRKLDARFGALLAAAPGPWPAEFSTGIVGRLRTAKAEAVLRLAARAMAEHLHPAALAAVENWLLALGTEHKPTARTLRGIAHALTIRATIRQEFT, encoded by the coding sequence GTGACCCCGTGGGACGACCTGCTGGGCACGGCGCTGGTCGGCACCGGCCGCCGCCCCTTCGACCTCACCGCCTCCGGCATCCCGGGCGCCGGCAGCGTCACCGCGGAGTCGCCCGAGGCCGCGGTCCTGGCCGCGGCCGCCATCGCCGCCGGGCACCGGCGCGCGGGCTGGATGCCACCGGTGTGGCGCGGCACCCCACGGCGACCGGCCGCCCCCGACGACCGTCCCGAATGCACCCCGGCCGCAGCCCAGCTGCTGGAACTGCTGCTCACCAAGGCCATCCGCCTCGAGGTCGGCACCGAGCTGCTCACCGGCGACTGGCTCGCCGCCGCCCGCGACACCGGACGGCGCCCGCCGTACCCGCTGCTGCCCGAGCTGCTCCGGTTCGGCACGACCACCGCCACCGCCCGCCCGCTGGTCCGCGACGTCCTCGGCCCGCGCGGCGCCTGGCTGGCCGGGCACAACCCGGCGTGGAGCTGGGCCGCCACCGTCCCGCCGGCCGACGTGGCGGAGCGGTTCGCCACCGGCACCCGCGCCGAGCGGGTGGCGCTGCTGACCGACCTGCGCGCCACCGCACCCGGCCGCGCGCGCGAACTGATCGAGGAAACCTGGGCCGACGAGCCGGCCGCCACCCGCGCCGCCTTCCTCGACACCCTGCGCACCGGCCTGTCCGGCGACGACGAACCGCTGCTCGAACGCGCCCTCGACGACCGCGCCGCGACCGTCCGCGCCGCCGCCACCGCGCTGCTCGACCACCTGCCCGGCTCGGCCCGCGCCCGCCGTATGGCCGAGCGCGCCCAGCGGCTCCACCAGGGCCGCGGCGCCTTCGACCTGCCCGGCGAACCCGACGACGCGGCCCGCCGCGACGGTGTCACCGACCACCGCGAACCCGGTCTCGGCCGCGGCGCGTCCCGGCTGATCCAGATCCTCGCCGCCGCCCCGCTGTCCGCCTGGGACCCGGACTGGATCCCCGAGGCCGGCCACGACGTCCTCCTCGGCTGGACGAAGGCCGCGCTGCGCCAGCGCGACCAGGAGTGGCTCGCCGCGCTGGCCCGCCACCAGCCCACCCCCGAGCTGATCGCCGCGCTCACCCCGGCTGCCGCCGCGGAAATCCTCGGCGGCAGCCGGAAACTCGATGCCCGGTTCGGCGCGCTGCTCGCCGCCGCGCCCGGACCGTGGCCCGCGGAGTTCTCCACCGGGATCGTCGGGCGGCTGCGCACCGCCAAGGCCGAGGCCGTGCTGCGGCTCGCCGCCCGCGCGATGGCCGAGCACCTGCACCCCGCGGCGCTGGCCGCCGTCGAGAACTGGCTGCTCGCCCTCGGCACCGAGCACAAACCCACCGCGCGCACCCTGCGCGGCATCGCCCACGCGCTGACCATCCGAGCGACCATCCGGCAGGAGTTCACATGA
- a CDS encoding ATP-binding protein → MTDVLRAHAEQQHADELAALAAADDRPKPPNWKLSPWAVATYVLGGEAPDGTPITPKYLGSRRLVEVAIATLATDRALLLLGVPGTAKTWLSEHLAAAISGDSTQLVQGTSGTAEEAIRYGWNYARLLAEGPSPKALVASPVLRAMETGGIARIEELTRIPSDVQDALITILSEKTLPIPELDSEVQALAGFNVIATANDRDRGVNDLSAALKRRFNVVVLPLPDDAESEVEIVRLRVEQLGRSLQLPAGAENVDEIRRVVTVFRELRDGVTADGRTKIKSPSGTLSTAEAISVMTNGIALATHFGDGVVRADDVAAGLHGAVVKDPVQDRIVWQEYLETVVRERKPWSDLYRACRELV, encoded by the coding sequence ATGACCGACGTGCTGAGAGCACACGCCGAGCAGCAGCACGCCGACGAGCTGGCTGCCCTCGCAGCCGCCGACGACCGGCCCAAACCGCCCAACTGGAAGCTGTCGCCGTGGGCGGTGGCCACCTACGTGCTGGGCGGCGAGGCCCCGGACGGCACGCCGATCACGCCGAAGTACCTCGGCTCGCGCCGTCTCGTCGAGGTCGCGATCGCCACGCTCGCCACCGATCGCGCGCTGCTCCTGCTGGGCGTGCCCGGCACCGCGAAGACGTGGCTGTCCGAGCACCTGGCCGCGGCGATCTCCGGCGACTCCACCCAGCTGGTGCAGGGCACGTCCGGCACCGCCGAGGAGGCGATCCGCTACGGCTGGAACTACGCGCGCCTGCTCGCCGAGGGGCCCTCGCCCAAGGCGCTGGTCGCCAGCCCGGTGCTGCGCGCGATGGAGACCGGCGGCATCGCGCGGATCGAGGAGCTGACCCGCATCCCGTCCGACGTGCAGGACGCGCTGATCACGATCCTCAGCGAGAAGACCCTGCCGATCCCGGAGCTGGACAGCGAGGTGCAGGCGCTCGCCGGGTTCAACGTGATCGCCACGGCCAACGACCGCGACCGCGGCGTGAACGACCTGTCCGCCGCGCTCAAACGCCGCTTCAACGTCGTCGTGCTGCCGCTGCCCGACGACGCGGAGTCCGAAGTGGAGATCGTCCGGCTGCGCGTCGAGCAGCTGGGCCGGTCGCTGCAGCTGCCTGCCGGCGCGGAGAACGTGGACGAGATCCGCCGCGTGGTGACCGTGTTCCGCGAACTGCGCGACGGGGTCACCGCCGACGGGCGCACGAAGATCAAGTCGCCGTCGGGCACGCTGTCCACTGCCGAGGCGATCTCGGTGATGACCAACGGGATCGCACTCGCGACGCACTTCGGCGACGGCGTGGTGCGGGCCGACGACGTGGCGGCCGGCCTGCACGGCGCGGTGGTCAAGGACCCGGTGCAGGACCGGATCGTGTGGCAGGAGTACCTGGAGACCGTGGTGCGCGAACGCAAGCCGTGGTCCGACCTCTACCGCGCGTGCCGGGAACTGGTGTGA
- a CDS encoding DUF5682 family protein, translating into MSVHILGIRHHGPGSARAVADALERLDPEVVLIEGPPELDSVAPLAAAAGMRPPVAGLVYATDRPATAAFYPMAVFSPEWVALRWALEHGRQVRFLDLPANAALVLEDAEDPSAEPPIDPIATLAEAAGYDDPERWWEDAVELRYHGLEVFDALLDAMRALREGHVPDLRTQRREAAMRKVLRAVIRGGAGTIAVVCGAWHAPVLVPSEFPAQAADNGLLKGLRTTKVAATWVPWTSSRLARASGYGAGISSPGWYHHLFTTARDEAVGRWLVRVAHLLRREQHDVSPAAVIEGVRLADALAVLRNRPHPGLPEVLEACQAVLCGGSDVPMRLVARKLLVGDILGRVPAETPMVPLAKDLEATRKRLRLKQSAAEQQLDLDLRTPTHLERSKLLHRLLLLGVRWGEPAETARTRGTFRESWVLEWRPELAVALIEASGLGTTIESAATAVVAQRAAGADIAKLSALVEDTLTADLPEALAGVLAALDERAARQHDTTRLMAAVEPMARVRRYGNVRRADTELVQRVLTGVVTRIAVGLPAACAGLDEDAGREVRQLVDGVQRGIGLLDQQELREVWYGALRTVADRLGVPGLIAGRAVRLLLDAGLLDVADAGGRLSRQLSVAADATQAAGWLEGFLSGEAALLVHEPELLEIVDRWATGVGEEVFDHLLPLLRRTFAEFSAPERREIGLRVRRIDRGEGASGARAADEDLNHERAALVVPRILELLG; encoded by the coding sequence GTGAGCGTTCACATCCTCGGCATCCGGCACCACGGGCCCGGCTCGGCCCGCGCGGTCGCCGACGCCCTGGAACGGCTCGACCCCGAGGTCGTGCTGATCGAGGGGCCGCCGGAGCTGGACTCCGTCGCCCCGCTCGCCGCGGCCGCGGGCATGCGCCCGCCGGTGGCCGGGCTGGTGTACGCGACCGACCGGCCGGCGACGGCCGCGTTCTACCCGATGGCGGTGTTCTCCCCGGAGTGGGTGGCGCTGCGGTGGGCGCTGGAGCACGGCAGGCAGGTGCGGTTCCTCGACCTGCCCGCGAACGCCGCGCTCGTGCTGGAGGACGCCGAAGACCCGTCCGCGGAACCGCCGATCGACCCGATCGCGACACTGGCCGAAGCCGCCGGCTACGACGACCCCGAGCGCTGGTGGGAGGACGCGGTCGAGCTGCGTTACCACGGGCTCGAGGTGTTCGACGCGCTGCTCGACGCCATGCGCGCGCTGCGCGAAGGGCACGTGCCCGACCTGCGCACGCAGCGGCGCGAAGCCGCGATGCGGAAGGTGCTGCGGGCGGTCATCCGCGGCGGGGCCGGCACGATCGCGGTGGTGTGCGGCGCCTGGCACGCGCCGGTGCTGGTGCCCTCGGAGTTCCCCGCGCAGGCCGCGGACAACGGGCTGCTCAAGGGGTTGCGCACGACGAAGGTCGCCGCGACCTGGGTGCCGTGGACGTCGTCGCGGCTGGCCAGGGCCAGCGGCTACGGGGCGGGCATCTCCTCCCCCGGCTGGTACCACCACCTGTTCACCACCGCCCGGGACGAGGCGGTCGGCCGCTGGCTGGTGCGGGTGGCGCACCTGCTGCGCCGCGAGCAGCACGACGTGTCCCCGGCCGCGGTGATCGAAGGCGTCCGGCTCGCCGACGCGCTGGCCGTGCTGCGCAACCGCCCGCACCCCGGGCTGCCCGAGGTGCTGGAGGCCTGCCAGGCGGTCCTGTGTGGAGGGTCGGACGTCCCGATGCGGCTGGTCGCCCGCAAGCTGCTGGTCGGCGACATCCTGGGCCGGGTGCCCGCCGAGACGCCGATGGTGCCGCTGGCCAAGGACCTGGAGGCGACCCGGAAACGGTTGCGGCTCAAGCAGAGCGCGGCCGAGCAGCAGCTCGACCTGGACCTGCGCACGCCGACGCACCTGGAGCGCAGCAAGCTGCTGCACCGGCTGCTGCTGCTCGGCGTGCGGTGGGGCGAGCCCGCGGAAACGGCGCGGACGCGGGGCACGTTCCGCGAATCGTGGGTGCTGGAGTGGCGGCCGGAGCTGGCGGTCGCGTTGATCGAGGCGAGCGGCCTCGGCACGACGATCGAGTCCGCGGCGACGGCGGTGGTGGCGCAGCGCGCGGCCGGGGCCGACATCGCCAAGCTGAGCGCCCTGGTCGAGGACACGCTGACCGCGGACCTCCCGGAAGCGCTGGCGGGGGTGCTCGCGGCGCTCGACGAGCGGGCCGCTCGCCAGCACGACACCACCCGGCTGATGGCGGCGGTGGAGCCGATGGCGCGCGTGCGCCGCTACGGCAACGTGCGGCGCGCGGACACCGAACTGGTGCAGCGGGTGCTGACCGGCGTGGTCACACGCATCGCGGTTGGCCTGCCCGCCGCGTGCGCGGGACTCGACGAGGACGCCGGCCGCGAAGTGCGGCAGCTCGTGGACGGCGTGCAGCGCGGCATCGGGCTGCTCGACCAGCAGGAGCTGCGGGAGGTCTGGTACGGCGCGCTGCGGACGGTCGCCGACCGGCTCGGCGTGCCGGGCCTGATCGCCGGCCGCGCGGTGCGGCTGCTGCTGGACGCCGGGCTGCTGGACGTGGCCGACGCCGGGGGCAGGCTCTCCCGGCAACTGTCCGTCGCCGCCGACGCGACGCAGGCCGCGGGGTGGCTGGAGGGGTTCCTGTCCGGCGAGGCGGCGCTGCTGGTGCACGAGCCGGAGCTGCTGGAGATCGTCGACCGGTGGGCCACCGGGGTCGGCGAGGAGGTGTTCGACCACCTGCTGCCGTTGCTGCGCCGCACGTTCGCCGAATTCAGCGCGCCGGAGCGGCGGGAGATCGGGCTGCGGGTGCGGCGGATCGACCGCGGCGAGGGTGCGTCCGGGGCGCGCGCGGCGGACGAGGACCTGAACCACGAGAGGGCGGCGCTGGTGGTGCCGCGGATCCTGGAGCTGCTGGGATGA